From the Fulvia fulva chromosome 2, complete sequence genome, one window contains:
- a CDS encoding mRNA decapping complex subunit 2, with the protein MGDGAVDLTAVYQHMTLTDWLDDLTVRFLLNLPPAELSSVPRLCFQVEEAQWYYEDFIRPLNPSLPSLNLRAFLLTLFQHCPLLSGFQTEQHVRAYEEFLEYKTRVPVRGAILMNDNMDKILLVKGWKKGASWGFPRGKINKDEDDLDCAIREVYEETGFDATGLVEENRQKDGRVKSIDVTMKEQHMKLFVFRGVSMDTQFEPRTRKEISGIEWYNVKDLPGFRKQKGRVTGVGQGEAHSTKFYMVAPFLGQLKKWIGQQRRTEGSTPAQHGRSLSATNNALQAGITEDEGETEPEFATDNGLPTVDRSSEELKKLLSIGSPSVTHAPPAARQREPEHAAYSNAQTNNLLAMLKGSQPSMPISGPIPTTPSEQIDPSIPQQEPGTPQPHHPRKPSYPQMPHFAYSPQRLQEQQRNFSVPNQVFHQPAQHPQRQDTSHLPPHMQQMIFPQQQQQQRQGSMPNYFPHEAQRSTAFAQSAPQQQTQHSSGYGPSVGDPRNQNWANQPFDANLGPTRMQRPQLASPMHSFAGQRPQSSGKPIGSNHSIPEASKLPQPNLPAHTQLLLDAFKNGRKTQQSGSAASGSANQRHNSQQASALLDLFRKPSGQDSPKPAAEEVPAAPASPAVSDVTVKPRKTEKKTSIGEITTTLPARPKSKSPQPVMPSPGAGPQVNNPPKEPTEPSMLASIPSDVTLDRPKSRGNLYDPTKPKQFVRASPQTGRQESPKASPKAKTKQNAQSPRQSSHPTPPTQPTQPTPQFSILQRPSTSRSPVPQSPLRNESAGTNLQPQVLRRPGDGLASELAAQETPSPPPGEVKKSHLLSLFNKSPSASAPGPVARPPAQVNVTSPVQTHTGSTGKDALLGLFNGKTTSSVPPVKTPEPPSTQPQTTPTSKDALLGLFNGKTTPSVPPAKIPQPPPTPQLQPDTRPSQSQQGHRANGGGQQQLLLSMFSRPGSASSAQSPGTPVSPFTLGTPLTKEPPAKLNVPEPRSRLESVHSVTSNGTTSGQQTPGSATPTETNKGFLLSYLNEVVEKEGHRGAKR; encoded by the coding sequence ATGGGCGACGGCGCGGTGGATCTCACTGCTGTCTACCAGCACATGACACTGACTGACTGGCTCGACGACCTCACCGTTCGCTTCTTACTCAACCTACCGCCCGCTGAGCTGTCCAGTGTGCCGCGACTATGCTTCCAGGTAGAAGAAGCTCAATGGTATTACGAAGACTTCATCCGACCACTCAACCCCTCTTTGCCGAGCTTGAACTTGCGGGCTTTCCTCTTGACACTGTTCCAGCATTGTCCGTTGCTTAGTGGCTTTCAGACAGAGCAGCATGTCCGAGCATATGAGGAGTTCTTGGAGTACAAGACGCGCGTGCCGGTGCGGGGAGCCATCTTGATGAACGACAACATGGACAAGATCTTGCTGGTCAAAGGCTGGAAGAAAGGCGCTAGTTGGGGCTTTCCGAGAGGCAAGATCAACAAGGACGAAGACGATTTGGATTGTGCCATACGCGAGGTGTACGAGGAGACTGGGTTTGATGCGACAGGTCTCGTGGAAGAGAATCGACAGAAGGATGGACGCGTGAAGTCTATTGATGTGACTATGAAGGAACAGCACATGAAGCTGTTCGTCTTTCGGGGCGTGAGCATGGATACGCAATTTGAGCCGAGAACGAGGAAGGAAATCAGTGGTATCGAGTGGTATAATGTCAAGGACCTCCCAGGCTTCAGGAAGCAAAAGGGACGAGTCACTGGAGTTGGACAGGGCGAGGCACACTCGACGAAGTTCTACATGGTCGCACCCTTCTTGGGACAGCTGAAGAAGTGGATCGGTCAGCAGAGGCGGACAGAAGGCTCTACACCAGCGCAGCATGGTAGGAGTCTGTCAGCAACGAACAACGCTTTACAAGCAGGCATCACGGAAGATGAAGGAGAGACTGAGCCGGAGTTTGCGACAGATAATGGCCTTCCAACAGTGGACCGGTCGTCGGAagagcttaagaagctacTATCGATCGGCAGTCCTTCTGTCACTCATGCACCTCCGGCTGCGCGGCAGAGGGAGCCCGAACATGCTGCATACAGCAATGCTCAAACCAATAACCTGCTCGCTATGCTGAAAGGAAGCCAGCCATCTATGCCCATCTCAGGACCTATCCCGACCACACCATCGGAGCAAATTGACCCGTCGATCCCTCAGCAAGAGCCTGGAACACCACAACCACATCATCCACGAAAGCCGTCGTACCCACAGATGCCACACTTTGCCTACTCGCCGCAGCGGCTGCAAGAGCAGCAGCGAAACTTTTCAGTGCCGAATCAGGTCTTCCACCAGCCTGCGCAGCATCCACAGCGGCAAGACACCTCCCACTTGCCGCCGCATATGCAGCAGATGATATTTCcccagcagcagcagcagcagcgaCAGGGAAGCATGCCGAACTACTTTCCTCATGAAGCTCAACGCAGCACAGCTTTTGCCCAGTCAGCGCCTCAGCAACAGACGCAGCATAGCTCAGGCTACGGTCCCAGCGTAGGTGATCCGAGAAACCAAAATTGGGCGAACCAACCTTTCGACGCAAACCTTGGCCCAACACGAATGCAACGGCCACAGCTTGCAAGTCCGATGCATTCCTTTGCCGGGCAAAGACCACAGAGTTCTGGAAAGCCTATTGGTAGTAACCATTCGATACCAGAAGCATCGAAACTTCCCCAGCCAAATTTGCCTGCGCATACTCAGCTCCTGCTCGATGCGTTCAAGAATGGTCGCAAGACTCAACAGAGTGGCTCAGCAGCTTCAGGTTCGGCGAATCAGAGGCACAATAGTCAGCAGGCGTCTGCGCTGCTAGATCTGTTTCGCAAGCCAAGCGGACAAGATTCACCCAAGCCAGCTGCGGAAGAAGTTCCAGCGGCTCCAGCGTCTCCCGCGGTGTCGGATGTCACAGTAAAGCCCAGGAAGACGGAGAAGAAAACGAGCATTGGTGAGATCACAACGACGTTGCCAGCAAGACCGAAAAGCAAATCGCCTCAACCTGTCATGCCATCACCGGGCGCTGGTCCTCAGGTCAACAACCCACCCAAAGAGCCCACAGAGCCATCAATGCTGGCATCGATACCGTCAGATGTCACTCTTGACCGACCGAAGTCGCGAGGCAACCTCTATGACCCTACGAAACCAAAGCAGTTCGTACGGGCATCACCGCAGACCGGAAGGCAGGAATCACCCAAGGCATCACCAAAGGCAAAGACCAAGCAAAATGCACAATCGCCTAGACAATCGTCGCATCCCACACCGCCAACTCAGCCGACACAGCCGACGCCGCAGTTTAGTATTCTGCAACGTCCGAGCACGTCAAGGTCTCCGGTGCCTCAAAGCCCGCTACGGAACGAGTCAGCAGGTACCAACCTCCAGCCGCAGGTTCTACGCCGTCCAGGCGACGGGTTGGCTTCCGAACTCGCTGCTCAAGAGACGCCTTCGCCTCCTCCAGGTGAGGTTAAGAAGAGTCATCTTTTGTCACTGTTCAATAAGAGCCCGTCGGCTTCCGCACCTGGCCCAGTAGCGAGACCGCCAGCCCAGGTCAACGTCACGTCACCAGTGCAGACTCATACCGGGTCCACTGGTAAAGATGCGCTCCTGGGACTGTTCAATGGTAAGACCACATCTTCTGTGCCTCCGGTCAAGACCCCCGAGCCACCGTCAACTCAACCTCAGACTACTCCCACAAGCAAAGATGCACTTCTGGGACTCTTCAACGGTAAGACCACTCCTTCAGTGCCACCAGCCAAAATCCCACAGCCACCACCAACTCCACAACTACAACCAGACACGCGACCCTCCCAGTCCCAACAAGGCCATCGCGCAAACGGCGGCGGCCAGCAACAACTACTGCTCAGCATGTTCAGCAGACCTGGCTCAGCCAGTAGCGCTCAAAGCCCCGGCACGCCAGTCTCGCCCTTCACGCTCGGCACTCCTCTCACGAAAGAACCACCCGCAAAGCTCAATGTCCCGGAACCTCGATCGAGGCTGGAGAGCGTGCACTCAGTGACAAGTAATGGTACGACGAGTGGACAGCAGACGCCGGGAAGTGCGACGCCGACGGAGACGAATAAGGGGTTCTTGTTGAGTTATTTGAATGAGGTCGTGGAGAAGGAGGGGCATCGGGGTGCGAAGAGGTAG
- a CDS encoding Pre-mRNA-splicing factor cwf23, giving the protein MASDGDLKDHALNSSHDFYRLLGIAVSANSAEIRTAYRKTALKYHPDKVASNQEALDKFHLLQVAYDVLSDENVRALYDNARRAREEKKLRESAYSDKRRQMKDELEARERAGVAGLKRKREDAREEEAFQQELKRLAADGARRRKEREEMLRKEMADAMEEERKERTPEPQPTAPTKVEETDRTIKLRYPAGTTDLGQSQLTSLFERFGKIEHVLLRDKKIKPEGEKHRKDYTIAIIVYESIVAAHKAVTDFPHLMKQEPAIWGRFEDVNWQSGKEPDCIPKPKRKEESASSTPHSTPKTKGYATGDAPSTPAARFKTEHGLKKVPSFGSFKGTPKAATGTPTSGLDAEDAMMIRLKQAAERKRLAEEIKRQEAEEEAALEQKS; this is encoded by the coding sequence ATGGCGTCTGATGGGGACCTGAAAGATCACGCGCTGAATAGCTCTCACGACTTCTACAGGCTGCTCGGAATCGCAGTCTCCGCGAACAGCGCTGAGATACGGACCGCATACCGCAAAACTGCTCTAAAATACCACCCCGACAAGGTAGCTTCCAACCAAGAAGCACTCGACAAATTTCACCTGCTCCAAGTGGCCTACGACGTTCTAAGCGACGAAAATGTGCGCGCCCTCTACGACAACGCGCGACGCGCTCGAGAGGAGAAAAAGCTGCGTGAATCAGCGTACAGCGACAAGCGGCGACAGATGAAAGACGAGCTTGAAGCACGAGAAAGAGCTGGTGTCGCAGGGCTGAAAAGGAAACGCGAAGACGCCCGTGAGGAGGAGGCGTTTCAACAAGAACTGAAGAGATTAGCCGCGGATGGTGCGCGCAGGAGGAAGGAGCGAGAGGAGATGCTGAGGAAGGAGATGGCGGATGCTATGGAGGAAGAGAGGAAGGAGCGCACGCCAGAACCACAGCCGACAGCTCCTACGAAGGTGGAAGAGACGGACAGAACGATTAAATTGCGGTATCCGGCAGGCACGACTGACCTTGGACAGTCACAACTCACTTCACTTTTCGAGCGCTTTGGCAAGATCGAGCACGTCCTGCTGCGGGATAAGAAGATCAAACCCGAGGGCGAAAAACACCGCAAGGACTATACAATTGCCATAATAGTCTACGAGAGCATTGTAGCGGCGCACAAGGCTGTGACGGACTTTCCTCACTTGATGAAGCAGGAGCCAGCAATATGGGGAAGGTTTGAAGACGTCAATTGGCAAAGTGGGAAGGAGCCGGATTGCATACCGAAGCCGAAGAGGAAGGAGGAGAGCGCGTCGAGCACACCCCACTCCACACCCAAAACGAAGGGCTACGCCACGGGTGACGCGCCGTCAACACCAGCAGCGAGATTCAAAACTGAACACGGACTGAAAAAGGTTCCAAGCTTCGGCAGCTTCAAGGGCACGCCAAAGGCTGCAACAGGCACACCAACCTCAGGATTAGACGCTGAGGACGCCATGATGATACGTCTAAAGCAGGCTGCCGAGCGCAAAAGATTGGCGGAAGAAATCAAGCGACAGGAGGCTGAAGAAGAGGCAGCGCTCGAGCAGAAATCGTAA